The Claveliimonas bilis genome window below encodes:
- the uraA gene encoding uracil permease has protein sequence MESGKIIQVEEKVPFRLLVPLSIQHMFAMFGASVLVPFMFGISPAVVLFMNGVGTLLFIAITKGKAPAYLGSSFAFLAPAGLVIDKMGYEYALGGFVAVGFCGCVLALIIYKFGCDWIDVVLPPAAMGPVVALIGLELSGSAASNAGLLDEKISTSNIIVFGVTLGVAVFGSILFRKFLSVIPILIAVIAGYIAAILCGIVDFTAVSEASLFALPNFMLPKFSAEAIITILPVILVITSEHIGHQVVTSKIVGRDLLRDPGLHRSLLGDNLSTMLSGLIGAVPTTTYGENIGVMAVTKVYSVRVIAGAAVLSIICSFVGKLSMLIQTIPGPVIGGISFLLYGMIGASGIRILVDSRVDYGRSRNLTLTSIVFVTGLSGIAVNIGNIQLTGMVLACIVGMILSLIFHLLDKLNLTNDRE, from the coding sequence ATGGAAAGTGGAAAAATTATACAAGTGGAGGAAAAAGTGCCATTTCGGCTTTTGGTTCCGCTTAGTATTCAGCACATGTTTGCTATGTTTGGGGCGTCGGTCCTTGTACCCTTTATGTTTGGAATCAGCCCGGCAGTTGTATTGTTTATGAACGGTGTGGGCACACTTTTATTTATCGCTATCACAAAGGGAAAGGCGCCTGCCTATCTGGGGTCGAGTTTTGCATTCCTTGCTCCGGCTGGGCTGGTGATCGATAAAATGGGATATGAGTATGCGCTGGGCGGATTTGTGGCAGTCGGATTCTGCGGCTGCGTTCTGGCGCTGATCATTTATAAATTTGGATGTGATTGGATTGACGTTGTACTGCCTCCGGCTGCTATGGGTCCGGTGGTGGCTTTGATCGGCCTGGAGCTTTCCGGTTCTGCAGCAAGCAATGCGGGACTTTTGGATGAAAAGATCAGCACCAGCAATATCATTGTATTTGGAGTAACATTGGGAGTTGCTGTATTTGGCTCCATCCTATTTAGGAAATTCCTTTCTGTTATTCCGATTCTGATTGCTGTCATTGCCGGATATATCGCCGCTATTTTATGCGGGATTGTAGACTTTACCGCCGTTTCAGAGGCATCTTTATTTGCACTGCCTAATTTTATGCTTCCGAAATTCAGTGCAGAAGCTATTATTACAATCTTGCCGGTTATTCTTGTGATCACATCTGAGCATATCGGGCATCAGGTTGTTACCAGCAAGATCGTGGGAAGAGATCTTCTGCGGGATCCGGGGCTTCACCGCTCTTTGCTGGGGGATAATTTATCTACAATGCTTTCCGGTCTGATTGGCGCGGTCCCGACTACAACATACGGAGAAAATATCGGAGTCATGGCAGTAACCAAGGTGTACAGTGTAAGAGTCATTGCCGGCGCCGCGGTTCTGTCTATTATCTGCTCCTTTGTCGGCAAACTTTCCATGCTGATCCAGACAATTCCGGGACCGGTTATCGGAGGGATATCCTTCCTTCTTTACGGAATGATCGGAGCATCCGGTATCAGAATCCTTGTAGATTCCAGGGTGGATTACGGGCGGTCCAGGAATCTGACACTGACCAGTATTGTATTTGTGACAGGCTTGTCCGGAATTGCGGTAAATATCGGAAATATCCAGCTTACCGGCATGGTTCTGGCATGTATTGTAGGTATGATATTAAGCCTTATTTTCCACCTGCTGGATAAACTGAATCTGACAAATGACAGGGAATAG
- a CDS encoding sugar phosphate isomerase/epimerase family protein — protein MFKYISMKQIAAGNYTYPLYTFEYFLESMLRLGVENIELWAAGPHFYLGDFDTPMLKELKRKIQVRGLHTICLTPEQCAYPVNIGAKEGYIRKRSMKYFYRAIEAADVMEIPAVLVTPGDGYRNECKEDTWKYTVENLQILSDYGAKYGKILYLEHLTEQTTNIAVYASELAALASEVDRDNLICMADTDMMGRCGETLEDYFKATDGRLGHVHFVDGMPGGHLALGDGKLPLAKFLEELERASYKGYITLEITNEIYYLDPEKAIGKSLRWLKQYIS, from the coding sequence ATGTTTAAATATATATCTATGAAGCAGATTGCAGCAGGAAACTATACCTATCCTTTGTATACGTTTGAATATTTTCTGGAATCCATGCTTCGGCTGGGAGTGGAGAATATTGAGTTGTGGGCAGCAGGACCGCATTTCTATCTGGGTGATTTCGATACGCCAATGCTGAAAGAACTGAAAAGGAAAATACAGGTCAGGGGCTTGCATACGATATGCCTTACGCCGGAGCAATGTGCTTATCCTGTCAATATAGGAGCAAAGGAAGGATATATACGAAAAAGAAGCATGAAATATTTTTACAGGGCGATAGAAGCTGCTGATGTCATGGAAATTCCGGCTGTACTTGTGACACCCGGGGATGGATATCGGAATGAATGTAAAGAAGATACATGGAAGTATACTGTGGAAAATCTGCAGATTTTATCCGATTATGGAGCAAAGTACGGGAAGATCCTGTATCTGGAACATCTTACGGAACAGACCACAAACATAGCAGTGTATGCCAGCGAACTTGCGGCTCTTGCATCGGAGGTGGATAGAGACAATCTGATCTGTATGGCGGATACGGATATGATGGGGCGCTGCGGTGAGACGTTGGAGGATTACTTTAAGGCAACAGATGGGAGATTGGGACATGTTCATTTTGTAGATGGAATGCCGGGCGGACATTTGGCTTTGGGAGACGGGAAACTTCCTCTTGCTAAATTCCTGGAAGAATTAGAGAGGGCTTCCTATAAGGGTTATATTACTTTGGAAATAACAAATGAAATCTATTATCTGGATCCGGAAAAGGCAATCGGCAAGAGCTTGAGATGGTTAAAGCAATATATAAGCTAA
- a CDS encoding GntR family transcriptional regulator — translation MEIMNSGSSQPLYLQLKEHLKRQIDTGELKPGDRILSEAGLVKKYNLSRVTVRRAIEELVKAGYLIKIQGKGTFVSQVAEFEAVKNIRSFTKICQMQGHDTIADVRRAELTEGTEELCSFLNLSPGSQVMLIERVRKVDGVPVVLEKNYFHPFCEFLKMEDLTGSLYEILIEKYHIFPSKKGLNKVEIANVNKEEAKLLKITEGMAVIKNHVHVYDENDNPVHVVEELVRVDQPEIFKYYL, via the coding sequence ATGGAAATTATGAATAGTGGGAGCAGTCAGCCCTTATATTTACAGTTAAAGGAACATTTGAAAAGACAAATAGATACCGGAGAGCTGAAGCCGGGAGACAGGATATTGTCAGAGGCGGGTTTGGTAAAAAAGTATAATTTGAGCAGAGTGACTGTAAGAAGGGCGATTGAAGAGCTTGTGAAAGCAGGATATTTGATCAAAATACAGGGAAAGGGGACGTTCGTTTCCCAAGTAGCAGAATTTGAAGCTGTAAAGAACATCCGCAGTTTTACAAAAATATGCCAGATGCAGGGACATGATACTATTGCGGATGTGAGGCGTGCGGAATTAACTGAGGGAACAGAGGAGTTGTGCAGCTTTTTAAATCTGTCTCCGGGATCACAGGTTATGCTGATAGAGAGAGTACGAAAAGTGGACGGTGTTCCGGTTGTTCTGGAAAAAAATTACTTTCATCCCTTTTGTGAGTTCTTAAAAATGGAGGATCTGACAGGTTCGCTTTATGAAATTCTCATTGAAAAATATCATATATTTCCTTCCAAAAAAGGATTGAATAAGGTAGAAATTGCCAATGTCAATAAAGAGGAAGCAAAACTTTTGAAGATTACAGAAGGAATGGCTGTTATTAAAAATCATGTCCATGTATATGATGAAAATGACAATCCTGTCCATGTAGTAGAAGAACTGGTCAGAGTAGACCAGCCGGAAATTTTCAAGTACTATTTATAG
- a CDS encoding carbohydrate ABC transporter permease, with protein sequence MKKKAEKIVIYTLLILFAIVIIAPLIWVVITGFKTNQELFLETWSLPEEWKIENYIDAWESGIGTYLKNSVIVTVGGTVLATFLSCLAAYPLSRLHFTTKRLFVLLIMGGLMLAPQSSVISLYRMAREMHLYDTLTGLILINAAFRIPFSTFLIMTFYKGISKSLDESAIIDGAKTRQIFWKIMMPLSKPIIASSAIVCVRAIWNELMFANVMLTSSAKKTIPVGLVNMQGMTTTNWTVLMAGMVIASVPLIVIFLVLQKQFIRGLTAGSVKG encoded by the coding sequence ATGAAGAAGAAAGCAGAAAAAATAGTGATATATACACTTCTGATCCTATTTGCCATTGTGATTATCGCACCACTCATATGGGTTGTTATTACGGGATTTAAGACAAATCAGGAACTGTTTCTGGAGACATGGAGTCTCCCTGAAGAGTGGAAAATTGAAAATTATATAGATGCATGGGAGTCTGGAATAGGTACCTATCTGAAAAATTCAGTAATCGTAACAGTAGGAGGGACAGTGCTGGCTACATTTTTAAGTTGTCTGGCGGCTTATCCACTGTCCCGGCTGCATTTTACTACAAAACGGCTTTTTGTTCTTCTGATTATGGGCGGGCTTATGCTGGCGCCCCAGTCCTCTGTCATTTCGCTTTACAGAATGGCAAGAGAAATGCACCTGTACGATACATTGACCGGACTGATACTCATAAATGCCGCTTTCAGGATTCCTTTTTCTACATTTCTGATCATGACATTTTATAAAGGAATCAGTAAAAGCCTTGATGAGTCGGCAATCATTGATGGGGCGAAAACGAGGCAGATTTTTTGGAAAATCATGATGCCGCTGTCAAAGCCTATTATTGCATCATCGGCCATTGTATGTGTACGTGCTATTTGGAACGAATTGATGTTTGCAAATGTTATGCTTACAAGCAGTGCTAAAAAAACTATTCCAGTGGGCCTGGTTAATATGCAGGGAATGACAACGACAAACTGGACAGTGCTGATGGCCGGGATGGTGATCGCTTCAGTTCCGCTTATCGTGATCTTCCTTGTTTTGCAGAAACAGTTTATACGAGGACTGACGGCAGGAAGTGTAAAGGGGTAG
- a CDS encoding DUF624 domain-containing protein gives MGASTAALYSVMFKLIQKNESYIAREFFYAFKNNFKQGTALWFGSLFLQLILTADFLIIRQMGLAFLGNILFVFLFIIEFFVISISLYAYALIARYTLSLSAVIKNSFLLSFGRLPYSMLMIFICLLPVILTCLNLYTLLAGILFYLTVGFSLICWIICHIFLYIFKILDCI, from the coding sequence ATGGGCGCCTCTACTGCCGCCCTCTATTCTGTTATGTTTAAACTCATTCAAAAAAATGAAAGTTATATTGCCCGGGAGTTTTTTTATGCTTTTAAAAACAATTTCAAACAGGGAACTGCTCTCTGGTTTGGTTCTCTTTTTCTTCAGCTGATCCTGACCGCTGATTTTCTGATCATCCGGCAAATGGGTCTTGCGTTTCTTGGCAATATCCTTTTTGTTTTTCTCTTCATTATAGAATTTTTTGTCATATCTATAAGCCTTTATGCTTATGCTTTGATTGCCCGCTATACTCTCTCTTTGTCTGCTGTTATAAAAAATTCTTTTCTTCTTTCCTTCGGGCGGCTTCCTTATTCCATGCTCATGATATTTATCTGCCTTCTTCCAGTTATCCTTACTTGTCTGAATCTCTATACTCTTTTGGCTGGAATACTCTTCTATCTTACAGTCGGATTCTCCCTTATATGCTGGATTATCTGTCACATTTTTCTTTATATATTCAAAATATTAGATTGTATTTGA
- a CDS encoding SIS domain-containing protein, whose product MNIPEIVSDLKKRSEKKDTPIRNVYFIACGGSLAGIYAGKYLLERESKIFNVELYNASEFLLTTPKAFDENCLCICSTLKGTPEVEEAIRFCKEKGAYTIAICGEGNEETTKYADYVIRFESIGEVTTPMMKTNVTLSLWVSFELLKQFEDYAYYDEAMKAFDVLEDLAERIRKYVNNGRTEEFAKKHRKEDVIYVMGGAPAMGVAYATSICSLMEIQWIHSPTVNSAEFFHGPFETLDKNLPMVHLISDGRSREEDLRCQRFMEKFGEKITVIDAKELGIDILGDNVKEYFNHVLLDCAWREYLTALAIERKHPKETRRYMWKMKY is encoded by the coding sequence GTGAACATTCCAGAAATTGTAAGTGACTTGAAGAAGAGAAGCGAAAAGAAAGATACCCCTATCAGAAATGTTTATTTCATTGCCTGCGGAGGATCCCTGGCTGGAATCTATGCAGGGAAGTATCTGCTGGAGAGGGAATCTAAAATTTTCAATGTAGAGCTTTATAATGCCAGTGAATTTTTACTGACAACACCAAAGGCATTTGATGAAAACTGCCTGTGCATATGCAGTACATTGAAAGGGACACCGGAAGTAGAAGAAGCAATTCGTTTCTGCAAGGAAAAGGGTGCTTACACAATCGCAATATGTGGAGAGGGTAATGAGGAGACAACAAAATATGCAGACTATGTGATACGTTTTGAATCCATTGGAGAAGTGACGACACCTATGATGAAAACGAATGTGACTTTATCACTCTGGGTATCCTTTGAATTGCTGAAACAGTTTGAAGACTATGCATATTATGATGAGGCGATGAAGGCCTTTGATGTCCTGGAAGATCTGGCAGAGAGAATCCGAAAATATGTAAACAATGGAAGAACGGAAGAATTTGCAAAAAAGCACAGAAAGGAGGATGTGATTTATGTAATGGGTGGAGCGCCGGCCATGGGAGTTGCTTATGCCACCTCTATCTGCAGTCTGATGGAGATTCAGTGGATTCATTCGCCGACTGTAAATTCAGCAGAATTTTTCCATGGTCCGTTCGAGACTTTGGATAAAAATCTTCCGATGGTTCATTTGATCAGTGATGGAAGAAGCCGGGAGGAAGACTTAAGATGCCAGAGATTTATGGAAAAATTCGGAGAAAAGATTACGGTGATCGATGCCAAAGAGTTAGGAATTGACATTCTGGGAGACAATGTAAAAGAGTACTTCAATCATGTACTTCTGGACTGTGCCTGGAGAGAATATCTGACAGCCCTGGCGATTGAACGTAAGCATCCGAAAGAGACGAGAAGGTATATGTGGAAGATGAAATATTAG
- a CDS encoding ABC transporter substrate-binding protein, whose product MKKRYVSLFLVGAMTLGLLAGCGSSEEDSGDKITINFLNKYPEEEYVKYFEEAVADYEEANPDVDIVMENVSDQAIKDKLSTMAAGGEMPDVFFSWSGEYCKKFARSELALDLTSYLENDTEWKDGFLPAFLNNSTFDGKTYGIPFRSSVMYMIYDKEIFEQYNLEVPETYDEFLNVCQTLQDNGVTPIGFGNSQTWYSAWWIGTFNAQMVDPETLNADYNPETGQFTDTRYQEAIQMLLDLNDNGYFGSNVNSKDYYQVREEFCAGQVGMIMDATAQFSIYEEAMGDNMGYFKFPTVTEGDGDPGTTTGGAEVYCVSAKSEHPDEAVDFIKFMTSKEQAIKQTEESGLPNCVIGGITEENASANLVEAYETAESLTNIADWLDTAVEAKVADQYMTSVQEGFSGKSAADIMADVQKVAAEVAEEN is encoded by the coding sequence ATGAAGAAGAGATATGTATCACTTTTTTTAGTTGGAGCAATGACTCTGGGACTGCTGGCAGGATGCGGAAGCTCTGAAGAAGATAGTGGAGATAAAATTACGATCAATTTTTTGAACAAATATCCGGAAGAAGAATATGTCAAATATTTTGAAGAGGCAGTGGCGGATTATGAAGAGGCAAATCCGGATGTAGATATTGTCATGGAGAATGTCAGCGACCAGGCGATTAAGGATAAATTAAGTACAATGGCAGCAGGTGGAGAAATGCCGGATGTATTCTTCTCCTGGTCGGGCGAATATTGTAAGAAATTTGCCCGTTCAGAACTGGCTTTAGATCTTACATCTTATCTGGAAAATGATACCGAGTGGAAAGACGGCTTTCTTCCGGCCTTTTTGAATAATAGTACATTTGATGGAAAGACATATGGTATCCCATTCAGAAGTTCTGTCATGTATATGATTTACGATAAAGAGATTTTTGAACAGTACAATTTGGAAGTACCGGAAACTTATGATGAATTTTTAAATGTATGCCAGACTCTGCAGGATAATGGCGTGACTCCGATCGGATTTGGAAATTCACAGACATGGTATTCTGCCTGGTGGATTGGAACATTTAACGCACAGATGGTAGATCCGGAGACCTTGAATGCCGACTACAATCCGGAAACCGGACAGTTTACTGATACAAGGTATCAGGAGGCCATTCAGATGCTTCTGGATTTAAACGATAACGGATATTTTGGCAGCAATGTAAATTCCAAGGATTATTATCAGGTTCGTGAGGAGTTCTGCGCGGGACAGGTTGGAATGATCATGGACGCTACAGCACAGTTTTCTATTTATGAAGAAGCAATGGGCGATAATATGGGATATTTCAAATTCCCAACGGTTACTGAAGGAGATGGTGATCCGGGAACGACAACAGGTGGAGCGGAAGTTTACTGTGTATCCGCGAAATCAGAACACCCGGATGAAGCGGTGGACTTTATCAAATTTATGACAAGCAAAGAACAGGCGATCAAGCAGACAGAGGAGTCCGGACTTCCGAACTGCGTTATCGGAGGAATTACGGAAGAAAATGCCAGCGCTAATCTTGTGGAGGCCTATGAGACAGCAGAAAGTCTGACTAATATTGCAGACTGGCTGGATACAGCAGTGGAAGCAAAGGTGGCAGACCAGTATATGACATCTGTACAGGAAGGTTTCAGTGGAAAATCGGCAGCGGATATTATGGCGGATGTACAGAAAGTAGCTGCAGAGGTTGCAGAAGAGAACTAA
- a CDS encoding sugar isomerase: protein METRRIIEEISGQLKEKGGIRNVVWIAAGGSNGGNYPAHYFMQHEAEKIQSQMFTSNEFVLDPPKFVDENTVAVVTSMRGTPETCTAAQKAKELGAVTIGLYVQESFLTEVCDYKMQYDSIMFDESDQSKTNAAIGMRIAMDIVDVEEGYKDYADAMEAYDILDKVYQDAKAYCMPLAQKWAEDNKNQRIISVMASGPSYAAGYIFSICNIMEMLQIQSPTVNSCEFFHGPFEVLDKNQSFFLLVSEGKTRAADERAKKFLKEYGGDKVYILDAKELGINRFKDSVCGYFNHMLFSPILNNTYMKALSETTKVDYLTRRYMWKVEY from the coding sequence ATGGAAACTCGTCGGATTATTGAGGAAATTTCAGGTCAGCTGAAAGAAAAAGGCGGGATTAGAAACGTTGTGTGGATAGCGGCCGGAGGCTCTAATGGAGGAAATTATCCGGCTCACTATTTCATGCAGCATGAGGCGGAGAAAATACAGTCACAGATGTTTACCAGTAATGAGTTTGTACTGGATCCGCCGAAATTTGTAGATGAAAATACAGTGGCAGTCGTTACATCCATGCGCGGGACGCCGGAGACATGTACGGCGGCGCAGAAGGCCAAAGAACTGGGAGCGGTTACGATCGGGCTCTATGTTCAGGAATCCTTTCTGACAGAAGTTTGTGATTATAAAATGCAGTATGACAGTATTATGTTTGATGAATCAGACCAGAGCAAAACCAATGCGGCGATCGGTATGAGAATTGCCATGGATATTGTGGATGTGGAAGAAGGATATAAAGACTATGCAGACGCCATGGAGGCATATGATATTCTGGACAAAGTTTATCAGGACGCAAAAGCATACTGCATGCCATTGGCACAGAAATGGGCCGAAGACAATAAGAACCAACGGATTATTTCTGTAATGGCAAGTGGGCCTTCTTACGCGGCAGGATATATTTTCTCAATCTGTAATATTATGGAGATGCTGCAGATCCAGTCACCCACAGTCAATAGCTGTGAATTTTTCCATGGCCCCTTTGAAGTGCTTGACAAAAATCAGTCGTTTTTCCTGCTGGTTTCTGAAGGAAAGACAAGAGCGGCTGATGAGAGGGCAAAGAAATTTCTGAAAGAATACGGAGGAGACAAGGTTTATATCCTGGACGCCAAAGAACTGGGAATTAATCGGTTTAAAGATAGTGTATGTGGATATTTCAATCATATGCTCTTCTCACCGATTCTCAATAATACTTATATGAAAGCCCTGTCGGAAACGACGAAGGTTGATTATCTGACAAGACGCTACATGTGGAAAGTAGAGTATTAG
- a CDS encoding carbohydrate ABC transporter permease has protein sequence MTKNQKKTLMIYLGPAVLIIVIFLYLPIILNFINSLYSWGAINTEKVFVGLENYTRLFEDEVFYTALKNNFLFAIFSVIFQIGVSFLIASVLESKLIRKHQTFFRTIYFIPSLLMVTVTGILFKMLFNPTLGLVNPLLDLLGINSANVDLLGNSDTAIYAVIAMSQWQYIGYTVILFIVAMQNIPEDLYEAAEIDGANAVQRLLRITLPQMKDTIMINMIIVVSGSIRVFDEVYVMTSGGPGTSTETLATYLYRTGFNNDEMGYASAIGAVIFLITFILGIFQLKGYSLDED, from the coding sequence TTGACAAAAAACCAGAAAAAGACATTGATGATTTATCTGGGACCGGCAGTCCTGATCATTGTTATTTTTCTGTATTTGCCAATTATCCTTAATTTTATTAACAGCCTCTACTCGTGGGGAGCAATCAACACGGAGAAAGTGTTTGTGGGATTGGAAAACTATACGCGCTTATTTGAAGACGAAGTTTTCTATACAGCATTGAAAAATAATTTTCTGTTTGCAATATTTTCAGTTATTTTTCAGATCGGGGTATCTTTTCTGATAGCCAGTGTGCTGGAAAGTAAACTGATCCGAAAGCACCAGACGTTTTTCAGAACAATTTATTTTATTCCCTCCCTTTTAATGGTGACTGTAACGGGAATTTTGTTTAAGATGCTGTTTAATCCCACATTGGGGCTTGTCAATCCGCTTCTGGATCTTTTGGGAATTAATTCGGCCAATGTGGATCTTCTGGGTAATTCTGACACGGCTATTTATGCGGTTATAGCAATGTCGCAGTGGCAGTATATCGGATATACAGTGATCCTGTTTATTGTTGCAATGCAGAATATACCGGAAGATCTTTATGAGGCGGCGGAAATTGATGGGGCAAATGCAGTGCAGAGACTGCTTCGTATTACGCTCCCGCAGATGAAAGATACTATTATGATCAACATGATCATTGTGGTAAGTGGAAGTATAAGGGTGTTTGATGAAGTATATGTTATGACATCAGGCGGACCGGGGACATCCACAGAGACTTTGGCGACATATTTATACCGAACCGGATTTAATAATGATGAGATGGGCTACGCTTCAGCAATTGGCGCGGTCATCTTTCTCATCACCTTTATCCTGGGAATATTCCAGTTAAAAGGATATAGTCTGGATGAGGATTAG
- a CDS encoding NAD(P)-dependent alcohol dehydrogenase, which produces MKGYAMLKIGESGWIEKEKPDFGPLDAICKPLAVAICTSDVHTLWEGAIGERHNMILGHECCAEVVEVGSLVKDFKPGDRVLVPAITPDWNSLEAQAGYSMHSGGMLAGWKFSNFKDGVFSEYFHVNDADGNLALLPDNITPVDACMLSDMVPTGFHGVELADVQFGDTVLVIGIGPVGLMAVAGANLRGASRIIAVGTRPACVEAAKGYGAVDFISYKDGSIEDQVLAMTGGKGVDKVIVAGGGCETFESAVKALKPGGKIGNVNYLGSGTYVNIPRAEWGVGMGHKQINGGLMPGGRLRMEKLGALVSAGKLDVHPLVSHVFEGWEHLEEALFMMRDKPKDLIKPVVKIED; this is translated from the coding sequence ATGAAAGGCTATGCAATGCTTAAAATCGGGGAATCCGGTTGGATCGAAAAAGAAAAACCTGACTTTGGACCACTGGATGCCATTTGCAAACCACTGGCAGTTGCCATCTGTACATCCGATGTTCACACTCTCTGGGAAGGCGCCATCGGAGAACGTCACAATATGATACTTGGGCATGAATGCTGTGCTGAAGTTGTAGAAGTAGGCTCTCTTGTAAAGGATTTCAAACCCGGAGACCGTGTTCTTGTTCCGGCCATTACACCTGACTGGAACTCTCTGGAAGCCCAGGCAGGATACTCCATGCACTCCGGCGGAATGCTTGCAGGATGGAAATTCTCCAACTTTAAAGACGGCGTATTTTCCGAATATTTCCATGTAAACGATGCCGACGGCAATCTCGCACTTTTGCCTGACAACATTACTCCGGTAGACGCATGTATGTTGTCTGATATGGTTCCTACCGGATTCCACGGCGTAGAACTGGCAGACGTACAGTTTGGAGATACCGTTCTTGTAATCGGAATCGGCCCGGTCGGCCTTATGGCAGTTGCCGGAGCAAATTTAAGAGGCGCATCCAGGATCATTGCAGTCGGCACACGCCCGGCATGTGTAGAAGCAGCCAAAGGATACGGCGCTGTTGATTTTATCAGTTATAAAGATGGAAGCATCGAAGATCAGGTTCTTGCCATGACAGGAGGAAAAGGCGTAGATAAAGTGATCGTTGCCGGAGGCGGATGCGAAACCTTTGAATCAGCCGTTAAAGCCCTGAAACCAGGCGGAAAAATCGGAAATGTAAATTATCTCGGAAGCGGAACCTATGTAAACATCCCCCGCGCCGAGTGGGGCGTCGGCATGGGACACAAACAGATCAACGGCGGACTGATGCCGGGCGGACGTCTCCGTATGGAAAAACTGGGCGCACTTGTCTCTGCCGGAAAACTTGATGTGCATCCTCTTGTATCTCATGTATTTGAAGGCTGGGAACATCTGGAAGAAGCTCTGTTCATGATGCGTGACAAACCGAAGGATCTGATCAAACCAGTTGTAAAAATCGAAGATTAA
- a CDS encoding PfkB family carbohydrate kinase: protein MPKLLGIGINTMDIYRHEKRMYPGGNEFNIAYHAAKNGTQAAFMGVFTREDPLSLILYHTLEEAGVDLSHSHFQKGTSGFAIVDLVKGDRVFVDWNKKGVTDLYPFVFTPEEISYINTFDIVCLSRCARVDNQKVVKLAQSGAAISYDFCDDYTKEDIICLSPYLKFAFLSGSHLSETEVKDLLREITARGTETAVATRGEKPAIAFDGKEFYYQKPMEVKAVDTMGAGDSFISRFLTAYLDVGKNGENADKGAKIKNALSKAASFAAEIVQKRGSLGVGYEMTEEQTERILQTLKGGKV from the coding sequence ATGCCAAAACTGTTGGGAATCGGAATTAATACAATGGATATTTACCGCCATGAAAAAAGAATGTATCCTGGCGGGAATGAATTTAATATTGCATATCATGCCGCAAAGAATGGTACACAGGCTGCATTTATGGGAGTTTTCACCAGGGAGGATCCTTTGAGCCTGATTTTGTATCATACACTAGAAGAGGCAGGTGTGGATTTATCTCATTCTCACTTCCAAAAGGGGACAAGCGGATTTGCTATCGTGGATCTGGTAAAAGGCGACCGGGTGTTTGTTGACTGGAACAAAAAAGGAGTTACTGATCTTTATCCATTTGTGTTCACACCGGAAGAAATAAGCTATATTAACACATTTGATATTGTATGTCTGAGCAGATGTGCCCGGGTAGACAATCAGAAAGTAGTCAAGCTTGCCCAGAGTGGAGCTGCAATATCTTATGATTTCTGTGATGATTATACAAAGGAAGACATAATCTGCCTGTCTCCCTATTTAAAATTTGCCTTTTTATCGGGAAGTCACCTAAGCGAGACGGAGGTCAAAGATCTGTTAAGGGAGATAACAGCCCGAGGAACGGAAACGGCAGTTGCTACAAGAGGAGAGAAACCTGCCATCGCATTCGACGGGAAGGAATTTTACTATCAAAAACCTATGGAAGTAAAGGCTGTTGATACGATGGGAGCGGGAGATTCTTTTATCAGCAGATTTCTGACGGCATATCTGGATGTCGGGAAGAACGGGGAAAATGCAGATAAAGGCGCAAAGATAAAGAATGCGCTTTCAAAAGCGGCGTCTTTTGCGGCAGAGATTGTACAGAAACGCGGAAGCCTGGGAGTTGGATACGAAATGACAGAGGAACAAACAGAACGTATACTACAGACGCTTAAAGGAGGAAAAGTATGA